A genomic stretch from Aedes albopictus strain Foshan chromosome 2, AalbF5, whole genome shotgun sequence includes:
- the LOC134287630 gene encoding uncharacterized protein LOC134287630, whose amino-acid sequence MFAWSGSRTSHGIDYERDLALTLFVAASLEERRFRLATEMNVAGKFDDAVLILDDRKDAWFFQAKHSQTSAATIEYKEFFPSSFDETTQFSLPMYIQSFLNVSQRSEFENYQKRFIIFSNKSIGENARETLGELMDIESCALEDPLEKKVFIRSSEKFVPKAEQIQELLNKINELPIAIKDAIIELQKSGTVKGILKKYTTPLRSLLEIDVCVRFSDTFTGNEDDLNQQWLWNELQTHFITQIGTAKRLSEVVFHKKIEKRLLQNKSAEKSFPRFVHESDLRRFFDCFVMCTDQPDKLSPLRDSITESIVRKWVHEKDRGLFSDRTKFHAIFENGFEKWHMVTNLVGNQKPFLSSNEGNECFRMIKAEVRRSLQKITEADFSNYVERKLVLQNRQEEFTEDGLISMLEQSSSQNDNLILVGEPGMGKTTFMKKITYLLQSDHNKHVYLICLGSLFKNYEEGDDIFTLMKSALSNSIETLLRKSLEYCAQQSFILLDGFDEIDASQQDTAIRLIKKTFYKDNIRIFISGRNHVKETLEREFQIIASHLVPLVEDEQLLFLGKCWDISSEIDEEDFDRFQRFAKHLLQILHDSIRSDYFCFTGLPLVVRMLAEVYKKKFEKYWESTNANISEILYSENRFSLLRLYEDFVKISFNIFLRKILNGEGYVIVDLKIKNFFKDNLNKFYLVHQLIAIKQLNILELQRIISRIDSVTILENMPHILENGEKSLLINVSNKNQLEFTHLSYAEYFISIFLYEHVIECEETLLYVLLRHIVVLPFFFSMIEENWDNSSLQINTISQICYDDPVLMYFACCGGFEKMFRELLIHHKAKVIFRSMQDGTLVHAAVQSRKENMLKHVLCTLQFGNCKHHEANNNTTKTDTNEIDINTPDGHGILPLHYAVSDGNKPFVKMLAQHGADKNINGQDNRGKTPLHYAAENGDWEMIKMLTTDFAANPHIRDHEGQTILCIAAAKRDLKIVQMIIDELSCDVNANDSFRCPPLLLAVKFSTWEMVKMLIDKYNANYKIANEGGQAPIHLAARAGNVEIVKMLLDNYEADVNAQDYDGNTPLHLATDYGKRDLVKMVIDQYSVDCKIANKEGQTLIHGAARDGNMELVKMLIDDHKADVNAQDNFGNTPLQIAADFRRWEVVKLLIDTYSVDHKIRRKKDGSTLIHLAAVDGNMEIVKMLIDNYAADVNAQNYNGYTPLNLAADYSKWEIVKMLIVNDSVDYKTAEDFGITPIHFAARDGMMEIVRMFLKDYEADVNVQDNNGNTPLYYAADYSKWEMVKMLIDKYNANYNIVNKKGQTIIHLTAKKGDMEAVKMLLDGYAFDLKAQNNEGNSPLHLAAMYKRWEMVKMLIDEYSVDYKMPNKDGKTLIHFATADDDIKIVQMLIDDYEVDVNAQDNNGNTPLLLAASYAKWEMFEMLIAKYAVDCKIPLEDANTLIHFAASRGNIKIVEMLIDDYAADANAQDNNGNTPLLLSADHNKWEIVKMLIDKHSVDYKTAKKDGTTLIHFAARQGMIEIVQMLVDNYEADVNSQDNNGNTPLNLAAAYNRWETVKILFGKYSADYTIANKHGKNLIHFVARDGKMEIVKMLVNDYGADVNAQDTNGDTLLHLAAKYSKWEMVNMLIDKYSADYKIVNKIGKTLIHFAASGGDIKIAKMLIDDYEADVNAQDNDGNTPLHLAVEHSKMEMIKMLINKYSVDSKIANKDGQTPIHFAAINGSTEIVELLLHDFVADANAQDNNGNTPLLIAANHTRWETVRVLIQKYSVDYKIANNDGLTLIHFAASRGNIKIVKMLIDDYEADVNVQDNNGNTPLLLAADCSKWEMVQMLINKDSVDFNVANKDGTTFIHCAARHGMMEIVKMLEHRKNI is encoded by the coding sequence ATGTTTGCATGGAGTGGCAGTCGGACCAGCCATGGTATCGATTATGAGAGAGATCTTGCTCTCACGCTGTTCGTTGCTGCATCTTTAGAGGAACGCAGATTCCGCCTGGCAACGGAAATGAACGTGGCCGGTAAGTTTGATGATGCCGTGCTAATTTTGGACGATCGCAAGGACGCATGGTTTTTTCAAGCCAAACACAGTCAAACATCGGCTGCTACAATCGAATACAAGGAGTTTTTTCCTTCAAGTTTTGATGAGACCACCCAATTTTCTCTACCAATGTACATTCAATCGTTCCTAAATGTTTCACAACGAAGTGAGTTCGAAAATTACCAGAAAAGATTTATAATCTTCAGCAATAAGTCAATCGGTGAAAATGCTAGAGAAACGCTAGGAGAGCTCATGGACATTGAAAGCTGTGCTCTGGAGGACCCGCTGGAAAAGAAAGTGTTCATCAGAAGTAGTGAAAAATTTGTACCAAAAGCAGAGCAGATCCAGGAGTTATTGAATAAGATAAACGAATTACCTATTGCCATTAAGGATGCCATAATAGAGCTTCAAAAGTCAGGAACAGTGAAAGGCATCTTGAAAAAGTACACCACACCATTACGATCGCTACTGGAAATAGACGTCTGCGTGCGCTTTTCAGACACATTCACAGGAAATGAGGATGATCTCAACCAGCAATGGTTATGGAACGAGCTTCAAACGCATTTCATCACCCAAATCGGAACAGCTAAACGCCTGTCAGAGGTGGTTTTTCATAAAAAGATTGAGAAACGCCTATTGCAGAATAAATCTGCAGAAAAAAGTTTTCCTCGATTCGTCCATGAATCCGATTTGAGAAGATTTTTTGATTGTTTTGTAATGTGTACTGACCAGCCTGATAAACTTTCCCCGTTGAGAGATAGCATTACAGAATCAATTGTAAGAAAGTGGGTGCATGAGAAGGATCGTGGTTTGTTTAGTGATAGAACCAAATTTCATGCAATTTTTGAAAATGGATTTGAAAAATGGCACATGGTTACAAATTTGGTTGGAAATCAGAAACCTTTTTTGAGCAGCAACGAAGGAAACGAGTGTTTTCGTATGATTAAAGCAGAAGTGCGCAGAAGCTTACAGAAGATTACAGAAGCAGATTTCAGTAATTATGTGGAACGTAAGCTAGTTTTACAAAATAGACAGGAAGAATTCACAGAAGATGGATTAATTTCAATGCTGGAGCAATCGTCCAGTCAGAATGATAATCTTATACTGGTAGGCGAACCAGGTATGGGAAAAACAACcttcatgaaaaaaatcacatATTTACTACAAAGCGATCATAACAAACACGTGTATCTGATTTGTTTGGGTAGCCTGTTCAAAAATTACGAGGAAGGAGACGATATATTTACACTTATGAAATCCGCACTATCAAATTCGATCGAAACGTTGCTTCGAAAGAGTTTGGAATATTGTGCACAGCAATCTTTCATTCTACTCGATGGTTTCGATGAGATTGATGCTTCGCAGCAGGACACGGCTATAAGGCTCATCAAAAAAACCTTCTACAAAGATAATATTCGCATTTTCATAAGTGGTAGAAATCACGTGAAAGAAACACTCGAGAGAGAATTTCAGATCATCGCGTCACATCTCGTTCCATTGGTTGAGGATGAGCAATTGCTGTTTTTGGGAAAATGCTGGGACATCAGTTCCGAAATCGATGAGGAAGATTTTGATCGGTTTCAAAGATTTGCGAAACATTTGCTCCAAATTTTGCATGACAGTATTCGATCCGACTACTTCTGCTTCACTGGCCTTCCTCTGGTGGTTCGAATGCTCGCAGAAGTCTACAAGAAAAAATTTGAGAAATACTGGGAATCGACAAATGCAAATATAAGCGAAATTTTATATTCGGAAAACAGATTCAGTTTGTTACGTTTGTATGAAGATTTCGTCAAAATATCGTTCAACATTTTCTTAaggaaaattttgaatggcgAAGGTTACGTAATAGttgatttgaaaataaaaaacttttttaaagacaatttgaataaattttatcTCGTGCATCAGCTTATTGCTATTAAACAGTTAAACATTCTCGAATTACAAAGAATAATAAGCAGAATCGATTCTGTAACAATTTTGGAAAACATGCCACATATTCTTGAGAACGGAGAAAAGTCGTTATTAATAAATGTTTCGAACAAGAACCAATTGGAATTTACCCACTTGTCGTATGCAGAATActtcatttcaatttttttgtatgaacatgtGATAGAATGCGAAGAAACTCTGCTCTATGTTTTGCTAAGACATATAGTAGTTCTACCTTTTTTCTTTTCGATGATCGAGGAAAATTGGGACAATAGTTCGCTACAAATAAACACAATTTCCCAAATCTGTTATGATGATCCTGTATTAATGTACTTTGCATGTTGTGGGggttttgaaaaaatgtttaggGAGTTACTGATCCACCATAAAGCTAAAGTAATATTCAGGTCAATGCAAGATGGCACACTTGTCCATGCTGCAGTTCAGTCAAGGAAGGAAAACATGTTGAAGCATGTTCTCTGTACACTCCAATTTGGTAACTGTAAACACCATGAAGCGAATAATAACACAACGAAAACAGATACAAATGAAATTGATATTAATACTCCAGATGGACATGGAATTTTACCTTTGCATTACGCTGTATCTGACGGGAATAAACCATTTGTTAAAATGCTTGCACAACACGGTGCTGACAAAAATATCAATGGTCAAGACAATAGGGGAAAAACTCCCCTACATTATGCAGCCGAAAATGGTGATTGGGAAATGATCAAGATGTTAACAACTGATTTTGCAGCAAATCCACATATTCGTGATCATGAAGGGCAAACGATTCTATGTATTGCAGCCGCAAAACGTGACCTGAAGATTGTACAAATGATTATTGATGAACTTTCATGTGATGTCAATGCGAATGATTCATTCCGATGTCCTCCATTGCTTCTTGCTGTCAAGTTTAGTACATGGGAAATGGTTAAAATGCTAATTGACAAATACAATGCAAACTACAAAATTGCTAATGAAGGTGGGCAAGCTCCCATCCATTTGGCGGCCAGAGCAGGTAATGTGGAAATTGTAAAGATGCTTTTAGATAACTACGAAGCTGATGTCAATGCGCAAGACTACGATGGAAACACTCCCCTCCATCTTGCAACCGATTATGGTAAGAGGGATTTGGTTAAGATGGTCATTGATCAATATTCCGTGGACTGCAAAATTGCCAACAAAGAGGGACAAACTCTCATTCATGGTGCGGCTAGAGATGGTAATATGGAACTTGTAAAGATGCTTATAGATGACCATAAAGCTGATGTTAATGCGCAAGATAACTTTGGAAATACTCCTCTTCAAATTGCTGCTGATTTCAGAAGGTGGGAAGTAGTCAAATTGTTGATTGACACATATTCTGTGGACCACAAAATAAGACGGAAGAAAGACGGAAGTACTCTCATCCATTTAGCTGCCGTGGATGGTAATATGGAAATTGTAAAGATGCTCATAGATAATTATGCGGCTGATGTCAATGCGCAAAACTACAATGGATATACTCCACTCAACCTTGCCGCCGATTATAGTAAGTGGGAAATTGTCAAGATGTTAATTGTCAATGATTCTGTGGACTACAAAACGGCCGAAGATTTTGGAATAACTCCTATCCATTTTGCGGCCAGAGATGGTATGATGGAAATTGTAAGAATGTTTCTTAAAGACTATGAAGCTGATGTCAATGTCCAAGACAATAATGGCAATACACCTCTTTATTATGCTGCTGACTACAGTAAGTGGGAAATGGTCAAAATGTTAATTGACAAATACAATGCAAACTACAATATTGTTAATAAGAAAGGACAAACTATCATTCATTTGACGGCTAAAAAAGGAGATATGGAAGCTGTAAAGATGCTTTTAGATGGCTATGCATTCGATCTAAAAGCGCAAAACAACGAAGGAAATTCTCCTCTCCATCTAGCTGCTATGTACAAAAGGTGGGAAATGGTCAAGATGCTAATTGACGAATATTCTGTAGACTATAAAATGCCCAATAAAGACGGAAAAACTCTCATACATTTTGCTACTGCAGATGATGATATAAAAATTGTACAGATGCTAATAGACGACTATGAAGTTGATGTCAATGCGCAAGACAACAATGGAAACACTCCCCTCCTTCTAGCTGCCAGTTATGCTAAGTGGGAAATGTTTGAGATGCTTATTGCCAAATATGCTGTGGACTGCAAAATTCCCTTAGAAGACGCAAACACTCTAATCCATTTTGCGGCCAGTAGAGGTAATATAAAAATTGTGGAGATGCTTATAGATGATTACGCAGCCGATGCCAATGCCCAAGACAACAATGGAAACACTCCTCTTCTTCTATCTGCCGATCATAATAAATGGGAAATAGTCAAGATGTTAATTGACAAACATTCTGTGGAttacaaaactgccaaaaaagaCGGAACAACTCTCATACATTTTGCGGCCCGACAAGGTATGATCGAAATAGTACAGATGCTTGTAGATAACTATGAAGCTGATGTCAATTCACAAGACAACAATGGAAATACACCTCTTAATCTTGCTGCCGCGTATAACAGGTGGGAAACGGTCAAGATTCTATTCGGCAAATATTCTGCGGACTACACAATTGCTAATAAACATGGAAAAAATCTCATCCATTTTGTAGCCAGAGATGGTAAGATGGAAATAGTAAAGATGCTTGTAAATGATTACGGGGCTGATGTCAATGCGCAAGACACCAATGGAGATACTCTTCTTCATCTTGCTGCTAAGTACAGCAAGTGGGAAATGGTCAATATGTTGATAGACAAATATTCTGCGGACTACAAAATTGTCAATAAAATCGGAAAAACTCTCATTCATTTTGCAGCCAGCGGAGGTGATATAAAAATTGCAAAGATGCTCATAGATGACTATGAGGCTGATGTGAATGCGCAAGACAACGATGGAAACACTCCTCTTCATCTTGCTGTTGAGCACAGTAAGATGGAAATGATCAAAATGTTGATAAACAAGTATTCTGTGGACtccaaaattgccaataaagacgGACAGACGCCCATTCATTTTGCAGCCATAAATGGTTCTACGGAAATTGTTGAGTTGCTTTTACATGATTTTGTGGCTGATGCCAATGCGCAAGACAACAACGGAAATACTCCTCTTCTTATTGCTGCCAATCATACTAGGTGGGAAACGGTCAGGGTGTTAATTCAAAAATATTCTGTGGATTACAAAATTGCTAACAATGACGGACTTACTCTCATCCATTTTGCGGCCAGTAgaggaaatataaaaattgtaaagatgcTTATAGATGACTATGAGGCTGATGTAAATGTGCAAGACAACAATGGAAACACTCCCCTGCTTCTAGCTGCCGACTGTAGCAAATGGGAAATGGTCCAGATGTTAATTAACAAAGATTCCGTGGACTTCAATGTTGCTAATAAAGACGGAACGACTTTCATCCACTGTGCGGCCAGACATGGTATGATGGAAATAGTAAAGATGCTTGAACacagaaaaaatatctga